The stretch of DNA CATCCCCATTCTTGTGGCCACGCTATGTCTCGGTCAGGCTAGATCCATGGCCTCACTCCTTGCCGCGGGCACTCCCGACCAACGCCGTGCCCTTCCCAACTCACGTATAATGATTCACCAGCCCTTCGGCGGCTTTCTAGGTCAGGCCTCTGACATAGCCATTCATGCCAAGGAGATACTCAAAGTCCGTGACTGTCTCTATGCCATCCACACGAAGCCCACACACTAGCCCGTCCACTGGATTGAGTAGTTTATGGAGCGCAATATATTCATGTCGGGCAGTGCTAAATAATCTTGTCAATGAGGCCGAACTTCTTGGCCTCCTCAAACAACATGAATATATCGCGCTCCATGAACCGCTCAATCTGACGGGCTGGTGCATGTGCTTTGCATAGGTGGTGTAGAGGCACTAACAGACTTTGAGGATCTCGTTGGCATGAATGGCTATGTCAGAAGCCTAACCCAGAAAGCCGCCGAAGGGCTGGTGAATAATTATGCGGGAGTTGAGAAGGGTACGACGCTGGCCGGGAGTGCCCGCAGCGAGGAGTGAGGCCATAGATCCAGCCTGACCGAGACATAGCGTGGCCACAGGAATAAGGATGCTCTGGATTGTGTCATAGATGGCAAGCCCCGCGGAAACAATTTCCCGAGAGGAGTTGATCAACAGGTGCACTGGTTTACTCTGACGATCTTACGCGAAAGAGATGAGCTCCAACACCACAGTGGATGTAGTGTCGTATCaacaaatttagaataaaatttatattttaaaatttaattttgatccattatataattaaaagtttttaattgttaatttatatttgatatcaaaaattaaaaattaaatctaaatcacgatttaaactcaaatttaaattttaatataaaatagatgaatcgaagtgctattttttaacaaattgattataatcgtttatttttatttgaaatatttttaacagattgatcatatatgttcgtagaattgaatttattgataaatttgaatattttttttaaacagatTGATcaatcataaccgttcgttcttatttgagatattttttttacaaattgatcataatcgttcgtaggaaatattattttatttcttcctTCTGTTATTCTTAtatgttttttatataaaaatgttgttttttaatagattgatcataactgttcgTTTTTAATTAATCACAATCATTTGTAGGCtcgatataaattaaaattttaatagattgatcataaccgttcgtttttaaTTGATCACAACTGATGAAtagttcaaatttgatatcaaattaaattcaatttatgattaaattttttttaatttaaatttataataaatttaatttttgatttacattaaaattttaacagatttatcataaccattcatttttaattgttcataaaaattgaatttatagatggataataATCTAtcttttaacagattgatcataaccgttcatttttaatttatacagtCGTTCGTAGGATTGGATTTATAAATGGATAAAAATGCTATTTAATAAACTGATCATATCTGTTTATAGGGAATATGTTTGTAGGAAATAtagagaatattattttattcttttttgaattTCTTCTGTCATTGTCGAAATTTTTATACGCTTTGGatttatagatagatatattcatgtcgtatagatagatatattcATGCCGAACCTCTTCCGCCCTGTCGCCTCCACCGCGGTGGCCTTGCAGAGTCGCTGCTACGGGCTCCTATCCATTCTCGACGAGAAGCGGATCGTGTGCATCAGCGGTCACTGACGACACCGCGTGCACTGTGCTGTTGAAGCTCCTCTCTCTTGCGAAAAATAATCGTACGAAGCCGGTGCACCTGTTGATCAACTCCCCTGGGGGAATTGTCTCCGCGGGGCTCGCCATTTACGACACCATTCAGAGCATTCCTACTCCTGTGGCCACGCTATGTCTTGGTGAGGCTGCATCAATAGCCTCGCTCCTCCTCACCGCGGGCGCTCCCGGCCAGTGCCGTGCCCTTCCCAACTCCTGCATAATGATCCACCAGCCCTCCGGTGGGTTTCTGGGCCAGGTGTCTAACAAAGCGATTCATGCCAAAGAGATCCTCAAACTCCGCGAGCGCCTCTACGCCATCTACGCGAGGCACACACACCATCCCGTCCACCGGATCGAGCGCTTCATGGAGTGCGACACGTACATGTCCCCTGCAGAGGCCAAGAAGTGCGGCCTAATCGACGCAGTTATTCAGAACTTCCCTATCACGACTGATGCTTCTGGCGGAGGGGGCGGCTGAGGCGGCGGGAAGCGTGAGACAAAGGAAGATACTgctggcggaggcggcggcgggaaGCGTGAGCTAGAGGAGCTCTAAAGGTTCGATACTTAAAACCCAGTTtcttaattctaaattttcataaatttgtTTGGATGAATTGCTTTTGTAATACAATTTAGATGTATGAAGAGAATGACACTTATGAAGAGAATGACACTTATGAATTTGGAATAATTCGGAATccaaaaggaataaaataatattttttatattcccTACAAACATATTCTCTACAAACAGAtataatcaatttattaaaaaaaaatctcaaataataaCGAACGATTATGACCAATCAGTTAAAAACTAGCAttcttatccatctataaatcaaAAGCGTATAGAAATTCCGACAATGAGAGACGaaatccaaaaagaaataaaataatattttctatattccCTACAAACATATTTCCTACAAACAGATATGATTCCAAATTCATACAAACATATATGATTCCTACAAACATATTTCCTAGCTAGTAGCCACCTAATTATTCCAAATTCATAAATGTCATTCTCTTCATACATCTAAATTGTATTACAAAAGCAATTTATCTAAACAAATTTATGAACATTTAGAATTAAGAAATTGGGTTTTAAGTATCGAACCTTTAGAGCTCCTCTATCTCACGcttcccgccgccgccgccgcctcctctgcCAGCAGCATCTTCCTCTGTCTCACGCTTCCCGTcgccgcagccacctcctccgccaGAAGCATCAGTCGTGATAGGGCAGTTCTGAATAACTGCGTCGATTAGGCCGCACTTCTTGGCCTCCGCAGGGGACATGTACGTGTCGCGCTCCATGAAGCGCTCGATCCGGTGGACAGGCTGGTGCGTGTGCCTCGCGTAGATAGCGTAGAGGCGCTCGCGGAGTTTGAGAATCTCTTTGGCATGAATCGCTTTGTCAGACGCCTGGCCCAGAAACCCATCGGAGGGCTAGTGGATCATTATGCGGGAGTTGGGAAGGGCACGGCGCTGGCCGGGAGCGCCCACGGTGAGGAGGAGCGAGGCCATGGATGCAGCCTCACCAAGACATAGCGTGGCCACTGGAGTAGGGATGCTCTAAATGGTATCGTAAATGGCAAGCCCCGCAGAGACAATTCCCCCAGGGGAGTTGATCAACAGGTGCACCGGCTTCGTACGATTATTTTTCACAAGAGATAGGAGCTTCAACAGCACAGTGCACGCGGTGTCATCAGTGACCGCTGATGCACACGATCCGCTTCTCGTCGAGAATGGATAGGAGCCCGTAGCAGCGGCTCTGCAAGGCCGCC from Ananas comosus cultivar F153 unplaced genomic scaffold, ASM154086v1, whole genome shotgun sequence encodes:
- the LOC109704329 gene encoding uncharacterized protein LOC109704329, coding for MRHTHPPVHRIEHFMERDTYMSPAEAKKCGLIDAMYEENDTYEFGIIRWLLASLLVFSVCDCQSKPVHLLINSPGEIVSAGLVIYDTIQSIPILVATLCLGQARSMASLLAAGTPDQRRALPNSRIMIHQPFGGFLGQASDIAIHAKEILKVRDCGVEALTDFEDLVGMNGYVRSLTQKAAEGLVNNYAGVEKGTTLAGSARSEE